A genomic segment from Chitinophaga niabensis encodes:
- a CDS encoding MaoC family dehydratase translates to MVIVNSFAEYQAFEGKEIGSSEWHTIDQAQINKFADATLDHQWIHTDEERAKNEGPFGSTIAHGYLTLALIPYLWKQIADIRNVKMEINYGIEQFKFGQPVLVNDEVQLKAKLNSIVNLRGVTKVIIGATLSIKGKAKPAYTGDVVFLYHF, encoded by the coding sequence ATGGTAATTGTCAATAGTTTCGCAGAATATCAGGCATTCGAGGGTAAAGAAATAGGTAGTTCTGAATGGCATACAATAGATCAGGCACAGATCAATAAGTTTGCGGATGCAACGCTTGATCATCAATGGATCCATACAGATGAAGAAAGAGCAAAAAATGAAGGCCCTTTCGGATCTACCATTGCCCACGGCTATTTGACGTTGGCGTTAATTCCTTATTTATGGAAGCAGATTGCAGACATCCGCAATGTTAAAATGGAAATTAACTACGGTATAGAGCAATTTAAGTTTGGCCAGCCCGTGCTTGTGAACGACGAAGTTCAATTGAAAGCGAAGCTCAATTCTATAGTTAATCTCAGAGGTGTAACGAAAGTGATCATTGGTGCTACACTCAGCATTAAAGGCAAGGCCAAACCGGCTTACACAGGTGATGTGGTATTCCTGTATCATTTTTAA
- a CDS encoding sulfatase codes for MRFLICWMLAACLFNESAAAQQAGKKNVLFIIVDDLKPVLGCYGDTNARTPNIDRLAANGRVFDRAYCQEAVCAPSRASFMTGRRPDQLKIWGLSQPFRPLHPTIITLPQYFKNNGYTTAAAGKIYHDPPAHHDPASWSWPALLGVTGNGPGTKYVLTENAGRSKAAATERAAVEDTGYIDGKVAEAAIDLLSRLKDKPFFLAVGFRRPHLPFTAPDRYWQQFDGRSLPLPDTTVPRNAPAIAFHQSQELRGYTDIPEQGAIPGEKVKELLQGYYAAVSYTDAQIGKLLAALDSHGLTSNTIVVLLSDHGFHLGEQGMWAKATNFENATRVPLIINAPGTVAKAGHTSVLTELVDLYPTLTALCGLPVPNGLAGKSLVPVLTNARAAVKNYALSQFIRPYAALSDESRIAAMGYSLRTGRYRFTEWYDFKTQALIATELYNDEGTVNLAAEPLQAKNVADLRTQLKKLVGEKK; via the coding sequence ATGAGATTTCTTATCTGTTGGATGCTGGCAGCTTGCTTGTTCAATGAATCCGCCGCAGCACAGCAGGCCGGTAAAAAGAATGTACTCTTTATCATTGTAGATGACCTGAAGCCGGTACTCGGTTGTTATGGTGATACCAATGCCCGTACCCCGAATATCGACCGGCTGGCCGCCAATGGAAGAGTATTCGACAGGGCGTATTGCCAGGAAGCAGTTTGCGCTCCTTCCCGCGCGTCCTTCATGACCGGCAGGCGTCCTGACCAACTGAAGATATGGGGCCTTTCACAACCTTTCCGCCCTTTGCATCCCACGATCATCACCTTACCACAATACTTTAAGAACAACGGTTATACCACGGCGGCGGCGGGAAAGATCTATCACGATCCGCCGGCCCACCATGACCCTGCTTCATGGTCCTGGCCTGCTTTGTTAGGCGTTACCGGAAATGGACCGGGCACTAAATATGTATTGACTGAAAATGCCGGCAGATCAAAAGCTGCCGCTACCGAAAGGGCAGCCGTGGAAGATACCGGGTATATTGATGGGAAGGTGGCCGAAGCTGCTATTGACCTGCTCAGCCGTTTGAAAGATAAACCATTCTTCCTGGCGGTGGGATTTCGCAGACCACATCTTCCCTTCACTGCACCCGATCGCTACTGGCAACAGTTTGATGGCAGATCACTGCCCTTGCCTGATACAACAGTTCCCCGTAATGCGCCGGCTATTGCCTTCCATCAATCACAGGAACTCCGGGGCTATACGGATATCCCGGAGCAGGGAGCTATTCCCGGGGAAAAAGTAAAAGAACTCCTGCAGGGCTACTATGCTGCGGTAAGCTATACGGATGCACAGATTGGTAAGTTGCTTGCGGCATTGGACAGCCATGGCCTCACCAGTAATACTATCGTAGTGCTGTTATCAGACCATGGGTTTCACCTGGGAGAGCAGGGCATGTGGGCCAAAGCCACCAACTTCGAAAATGCTACCCGCGTTCCCCTGATCATTAATGCCCCGGGCACTGTGGCCAAAGCAGGGCATACTTCAGTACTCACCGAACTGGTAGACCTGTATCCTACGCTAACAGCCTTGTGTGGTCTTCCGGTACCCAATGGATTGGCTGGTAAAAGCCTGGTGCCGGTATTAACAAATGCCCGTGCCGCTGTAAAAAACTATGCGCTCAGCCAGTTCATCAGGCCTTACGCAGCATTGTCCGATGAATCCCGTATAGCCGCTATGGGGTATTCCCTGCGCACCGGCCGGTACCGGTTTACAGAATGGTATGATTTTAAGACCCAGGCATTAATAGCTACGGAATTATATAACGATGAGGGAACCGTTAACCTGGCTGCGGAACCGTTACAGGCTAAAAATGTGGCGGACCTGCGCACGCAGTTAAAAAAACTGGTAGGAGAGAAGAAATAG
- a CDS encoding alpha/beta hydrolase has product MKQSVAYLFISTCFLLFSCKKDKESSAAARVITDVTFGDDAKQKMDVYLPEGRNEQTPVVVMLHGGGFVAGDKSEFSAHAQQFSAKGFAVLNVNYRLVNVDGVLSDPIVHKPSPVKIADQLNDIQAAVNLAVSKSGEWGISADKWAIAGHSAGGTLALLYAYGDKNTGSRVKVAGNWAGATNFAFQNEAEVQALDPRIREVIYRAVGAEPVQANVLAYMAASPLWVAYQGRGKATINIRPESNAVGDLPDGSKAEYQQFTNILNDKGVPNKWVEVAGADHGFSQAGKWELVIGESAAFFNARLQ; this is encoded by the coding sequence ATGAAACAGTCTGTTGCTTATCTCTTTATAAGTACCTGCTTCCTGCTTTTTTCCTGTAAGAAGGACAAAGAAAGTTCTGCAGCAGCAAGGGTTATCACGGATGTTACCTTTGGTGATGATGCGAAACAAAAGATGGATGTATATCTTCCTGAAGGCAGAAATGAACAAACGCCCGTGGTGGTAATGCTACATGGTGGGGGATTTGTGGCTGGCGATAAATCAGAATTTTCTGCACATGCGCAACAATTTTCAGCCAAAGGATTTGCTGTGCTTAATGTAAACTATCGCCTGGTGAATGTAGACGGTGTACTCAGTGATCCTATTGTACATAAACCCAGCCCGGTAAAGATAGCAGACCAGCTGAATGACATTCAGGCGGCGGTTAACCTGGCGGTATCCAAATCCGGCGAATGGGGTATAAGCGCTGATAAATGGGCTATTGCAGGGCATAGTGCGGGTGGTACATTAGCACTGCTTTATGCCTATGGGGATAAGAATACAGGTAGCCGTGTTAAAGTTGCGGGCAACTGGGCAGGCGCCACTAATTTCGCATTTCAGAATGAGGCGGAGGTGCAGGCGCTGGACCCAAGGATCCGTGAAGTGATCTACAGGGCGGTAGGAGCGGAGCCTGTGCAGGCTAATGTGCTGGCGTATATGGCAGCCAGCCCACTATGGGTAGCTTACCAGGGACGGGGCAAGGCAACCATCAATATACGCCCCGAATCAAACGCGGTAGGCGATCTTCCGGATGGTAGCAAAGCCGAGTACCAGCAGTTTACTAATATCCTCAATGATAAAGGTGTGCCGAATAAATGGGTAGAGGTTGCGGGAGCCGATCATGGGTTTTCGCAGGCGGGTAAATGGGAGCTGGTTATCGGTGAATCAGCTGCGTTCTTCAACGCACGCTTGCAGTAA